One part of the Desulfobacterales bacterium genome encodes these proteins:
- a CDS encoding HAD hydrolase-like protein translates to MLKAILFDLDNTLIMFDEDIFYAGYIKRISSVFADIMPPEVFIERLISSTRALKKNNGQISNKDYFLAGFSRGYEDRLDELWQRFQYFYEKEYDKLKVNVSLPDSLYDVFNELQHGSFKLVLASNPLFPENVQLKRLAWAGLAHVPFTLVTHIENMTFCKPRLEYYLEICDKIRVAPQNCLMVGNDPINDMIAASVGMKTYLTDDARGIDNSALKQSRNLSGNQPLDIPKPDYAGLLAGVVDVVRELS, encoded by the coding sequence ATGTTAAAGGCCATTCTGTTTGATCTGGACAACACGCTGATCATGTTTGACGAGGATATTTTTTATGCCGGCTATATAAAGCGCATTTCCAGCGTGTTCGCCGACATCATGCCGCCGGAGGTGTTTATTGAGCGACTGATTTCCAGCACCCGGGCGCTGAAAAAAAACAACGGTCAAATCAGCAACAAAGACTATTTTCTGGCAGGTTTCAGCCGGGGATATGAAGACCGGCTGGACGAGCTGTGGCAGCGGTTTCAGTATTTTTACGAAAAAGAGTACGATAAACTGAAAGTCAATGTCTCCCTGCCCGATTCGCTCTATGACGTTTTCAACGAACTGCAGCACGGCAGCTTTAAGCTGGTGCTGGCCTCAAACCCGCTTTTTCCCGAGAATGTCCAGTTAAAGCGCCTGGCCTGGGCCGGCCTGGCGCATGTTCCGTTTACCCTGGTAACCCATATTGAAAACATGACGTTTTGCAAGCCGCGCCTGGAATACTATCTTGAAATCTGCGATAAGATCCGGGTAGCTCCCCAAAACTGCCTGATGGTGGGCAACGATCCCATCAATGACATGATAGCCGCCAGCGTCGGCATGAAAACTTACCTGACGGACGATGCCAGGGGGATAGACAACTCAGCTTTAAAGCAGAGTCGGAACTTAAGCGGAAATCAACCCCTTGATATTCCCAAACCGGACTATGCCGGCCTGCTGGCCGGGGTTGTCGATGTGGTACGTGAGCTGTCTTAA